From a single Phalacrocorax aristotelis chromosome 1, bGulAri2.1, whole genome shotgun sequence genomic region:
- the LOC142055946 gene encoding G-protein coupled receptor 183-like, translating to MAVAEAVFPPANLTSSNQSSCNVHNHHFSAKVTFSLFYTTLLVFGACGNILALCITFQRRKKKLNSTDLYLVNLALSDALFTLALPGRIAYYILEFDWPFGDWFCRVTAFIFYMNTYVGIYFMTCVSVDRYIAVVRTRHPGRIRKMSRARGVCVLIWSLVFLQTAPLLLRPMTRRMGDKLTCMEYFNFEEIPKLPYLLLGACVLGFFLPVGIIFVCYVRINLKLCQTAKENPLTVKNGHHRRAFTVILVVLLAVLLCFSPYHLNIVQFMVRKILYQPSCREQQAFKMSLQVTVAFMNLNCCIDPIIYFFAFRGYKRRLLRIFRNSGSMATSSTAKTHSESNSNSQPPGSVSV from the coding sequence ATGGCTGTTGCAGAAGCCGTGTTCCCGCCCGCCAACCTCACCTCCAGCAACCAGAGCAGCTGCAACGTGCACAACCACCACTTCTCCGCCAAAGTCACCTTCTCCCTGTTTTACACCACCCTGCTGGTGTTCGGCGCCTGCGGGAACATCCTGGCCCTTTGTATCACCTTCCAGCGCAGGAAGAAGAAACTCAACTCCACCGACCTCTACCTGGTTAACCTGGCCCTCTCCGATGCCCTTTTCACCCTGGCACTGCCAGGCAGGATCGCCTACTACATCCTGGAATTTGACTGGCCCTTCGGCGACTGGTTCTGTCGGGTCACAGCCTTCATTTTCTACATGAACACCTATGTGGGCATCTACTTCATGACCTGCGTAAGTGTGGACCGCTACATCGCTGTGGTGCGCACCAGGCACCCCGGCAGGATCCGGAAGATGAGCCGTGCCAGGGGCGTCTGTGTCCTCATCTGGTCCTTGGTGTTCCTGCAGACGGCGCCACTGCTTCTGCGGCCCATGACGCGGAGGATGGGGGACAAGCTGACGTGCATGGAGTACTTCAACTTCGAAGAGATTCCCAAGTTGCCCTACCTGCTCCTGGGTGCCTGCGTACTTGGCTTCTTCCTGCCTGTGGGCATCATCTTTGTGTGTTATGTGAGGATCAACCTCAAGCTCTGCCAGACAGCCAAAGAGAACCCGTTGACAGTGAAGAACGGACACCACCGCCGGGCCTTCACCGTCATCCTGGTGGTGCTGCTGGCCGtcctgctctgcttcagcccCTACCACCTCAACATCGTCCAGTTCATGGTCAGGAAAATTCTCTACCAGCCGTCATGCCGTGAGCAGCAAGCCTTCAAGATGTCCCTGCAAGTCACCGTGGCATTCATGAATCTCAACTGCTGCATTGACCCCATTATCTACTTCTTCGCCTTCCGGGGCTACAAGCGGAGGCTGCTCCGCATTTTCAGGAACAGTGGCTCGATGGCCACCTCCTCTACTGCCAAGACCCACTCCGAGAGCAACAGCAACAGCCAGCCGCCTGGCTCTGTCTCTGTCTAG